ggtctatgagctctgagcttgctctgtaaaggggaagactggctggctgaccagcaggtgaccgaggtgaattacacacacacacacacacacacacacacacacacacacacacacacacacacacccctaccTTTTCTCAGAGTGCACAGAGTCGGTGTGGTAGCGCAAGTCACCCCACTGTCTGAAGTACTTTTCACACTTCTGGCACTTGTAGGGCTTCTCCCCGCTGTGCAGCCTGAGGTGCACCTTAAGGGCGCTGGCTGCGTAAAACGACTTGCCACACTGCTCACACTGGTGCGGACGCTCTCCTgcagggtggggtggggtggggcggggcaaaGAGGGTGGAGAGAAAGTGTTaggctgtgctggtgtgtgtgcgtgtgtatgtgtgtgtgtgtggtagagtgTGACTGAAGGCTGCTGTTAACTTCCTCCTAAAACAGAGGTTCTGAACCCCCCCCCGAGTGATAAAAATCATCTCCCTGAATCCTCCAATAACCTAACATGGAACATAATGTTactttagtgactgacactaagtCAATATGCAAAGGTACTGCAAAAGATATTATTACAttagccatctaagtacccacAGATATCTTCCTGTGCATCCCTGCCCTCAGGCAATGCTTCATGTATTAATAGTTTGTGTACAATACTGATGGGTTCAGTGCTAATTCCTCAGGAACTAAAGTTTTTAATGAGTGATAGCAAGCAAATATTGATAAATGAATGGTTCCTTAGtagcaataacacacacacacacacacacacacacacacacacacacacacacacacacacacacacacacacacacacacacacacacacacacggacagacagtgAGGTACATACCGGTGTGTCCCCTGATGTGGTACACGAGGGAGTTCTTGTGTGTGAAGACTCTGGTGCACATGGTGCAGGCGTAGCCTCCCTTGACACTCTTGCCCACCTTCACCTTTTTTCTGGGGGCGCCCTTGGCCTGGGGCGCCTCCTCCTTGTGCTCTGCCTTGCGGTGGGTGAGCAGCTTGGTCTTGGACTTGAACACCCGGTAGCAGTCCTCACAGTTGAACTCCGGGGGGTTCTCAAAGTGCTCGGCCTGGACGTGGGAGTCCAGCGCCATCTGTGTGCGGTAACTCTTGGGACACACCAGGCAGGAGTAGGGCTTGTCCGCCGCCccgccagcctcctcctcctctacgtgGGCCACCTTGAGGTGCACCTCCAGCATGCTCTCCTTGCGGAAGGTCTTGTTGCATAGCTCACACTTGAAGTGCTCCCTGGAGTGCACCAGGGCGTGTTCCTGCAGGGCAGCGGCACTCTCAAACTCCCCGCCGCACACCTCGCACCGGTGCTTCTTGTGGGGCTCATAGTGGCCCTTCAGGTGCTCAAAGAACTTCAGCTGTGTGTCCAGCCCGCGGCCACAGATCTCACAGCGGAAGGGCTTGGGACGGGCGGGGGCCGGGGTGTGTGTGAGGCGGTGCGCAGCCAGCTGGTGCTGCGTGCAGAACTGCTGGCCACACTGGCCGCACCGGTGGCTCTTCAGGGCCTGCCGCCGTGCCGCCTTCAGCTTGCGTGGAATGCGCTTCTTGTGTGGCAGAGACTTCTTGCCGTCCCCGGAGCACAGCCCCCCACTTCCTTCCAGGTCCTCCTCCCCTGagtccccatcctcctccaggggatcctcttcctcctccggcacctcctcctcctcaaactccATGCCAGCCATGGCCTCCACCTTCACCGGCAGCTCCAGAACCGGTGGGGGTGGCGGGGCAGGGGGCGCCggaccctcttcctcctctttcaggtTCTGGCTCACATACTCCACATATTCCGGCCGTCGCCGGATTGGCCGCCCACTGCGGGACACCAGCGGCAGGTGCTgcaccgctgccgccgctgcctcaCACCCCgggctgctgccaccacctccacctcctccacttccaccaccaccaccactctcactgCCTTTGCTCACCCCTCCCTGCTGGAAtgacttctgctgctgctgctgtggtagctgctgctgctgctgctgctgctgttgttgctgctgttgttgttgctgttgttgctgctgctgttgcaccTGCTGCAGGGCCTGAGTGGTCCGCACCTGTGTCTGCTGGAACTGGAATgatttctgttgctgctgctgctgttgttgctcttgttgctgctgttgttgttgttgttgctgttgctgcagtCTGTGTGAGTGTTGCACCTGCCGCTGtgtctgctgctgttgctgttgttgctgttgctgttgttgttgttgttgctgctgttgttgttgttgctgttgttgctgttgttgttgctgctgctgttgctgttgctgttgctgctgctgcaggtggtgatggtggtggtggtggtggtggtggtgcaggtggtggggaTGAGGGGGGGCAGGGCTCCTCTTCTCCACCTTGATAGTCTTGCGGTATTCCTGCAGCGGCTGCGGCAGGGTGTCGGCCTCCAGCTGGGCCAGGCCAGTCTGCCCCACGTCTGACAGGATCTGCTCCGgctcattgtcctcctcctgctgctgttgctgctgctgctgctgttgctcc
The DNA window shown above is from Portunus trituberculatus isolate SZX2019 chromosome 4, ASM1759143v1, whole genome shotgun sequence and carries:
- the LOC123512289 gene encoding uncharacterized protein LOC123512289, which produces MSESEDGSGILGGGAALEMNMVALPKMDGAPLDQLGLGGPGAGLAPLGGGPQHYTPASSASPQALLEGVMAPGTRALGTVSPAVTFSGAGGAGGEQYGSLDYVAQMPLAEAQAKFPEALVSVDNVAFVDMNDAAIKGAAAAAAPLELYFDVINPATTAPPPAAPAPPGHHARHEHQTPKAQLLERAYTDLFLQQQQQQEQQAAQEQQQQQQQQQQEEDNEPEQILSDVGQTGLAQLEADTLPQPLQEYRKTIKVEKRSPAPPHPHHLHHHHHHHHHHHLQQQQQQQQQQQQQQQQQQQQQQQQQQQQQQQQQQQQQQQTQRQVQHSHRLQQQQQQQQQQQQEQQQQQQQQKSFQFQQTQVRTTQALQQVQQQQQQQQQQQQQQQQQQQQQQLPQQQQQKSFQQGGVSKGSESGGGGGSGGGGGGGSSPGCEAAAAAVQHLPLVSRSGRPIRRRPEYVEYVSQNLKEEEEGPAPPAPPPPPVLELPVKVEAMAGMEFEEEEVPEEEEDPLEEDGDSGEEDLEGSGGLCSGDGKKSLPHKKRIPRKLKAARRQALKSHRCGQCGQQFCTQHQLAAHRLTHTPAPARPKPFRCEICGRGLDTQLKFFEHLKGHYEPHKKHRCEVCGGEFESAAALQEHALVHSREHFKCELCNKTFRKESMLEVHLKVAHVEEEEAGGAADKPYSCLVCPKSYRTQMALDSHVQAEHFENPPEFNCEDCYRVFKSKTKLLTHRKAEHKEEAPQAKGAPRKKVKVGKSVKGGYACTMCTRVFTHKNSLVYHIRGHTGERPHQCEQCGKSFYAASALKVHLRLHSGEKPYKCQKCEKYFRQWGDLRYHTDSVHSEKRQYQCEFCGKDFKRKYCLVVHRRIHTGEKNYKCEFCGKAFRAASYLQNHKRIHTGERPHPCPDCGKPFRVRSDMKRHRQTHMRDGSSTSTTITAPPPHTTTQAATPQSPSPTVTAQLVSSTISSQPQLILPDQVAVPGNTEQPIRIMVSGLNAQHMAAAVHPPPAHRQSQHVAVPVSGSIATLTTAPVSPGGTTTLSPEVIIMDDTTHQPINLNIIPRMIATDQVASSPHSSHALVTEEEVGEYQLANSGRSTLEVRGEEGSVYVWHGVFTN